The Chaetodon auriga isolate fChaAug3 chromosome 3, fChaAug3.hap1, whole genome shotgun sequence genome has a window encoding:
- the ano8b gene encoding anoctamin-8 isoform X2, with protein MFENVLQRGRAVWNQIKLSEPLYKLFGKRLLQAGRHIMSHKSWMKTVPTENCDVLMTFADTTDDHTLLWLLNHIRLGIPELIIQIRHHKHTRVYAFFVTATYENLLRGAEEMGLRKAVKPEFGGGTRSFSCEEDYIYENIESELCFFTSQERQSIIKYWMDNLRAKHGEVLHNINFLEGQPIIPELSARGVIQQVFPLHEQRILSQLMKSWVQAVCEKQPLDDICDYFGVKIAMYFAWLGFYTTSMLYPAVIGFVLWMLTESDQTSRDICCVVFALFNVVWATLFLERWKRRGAELAYKWGTLDTPAESLEEPRPQFRGVKRCSPITGCEEFYYPPWRRRVFRWLVSLPICILCLCFVFLVMLICFELQEFVMGIKEMPRLARFIPKIMLAITVTACDEVYRKIACWLNDMENYRLQSAYEKNLIIKMVLFQFVNSYLSLFYIGFYLKDMERLKEMLATLLIIRQFLQNVKEVLQPYLYERHKLGELTVRAVWDLLLSVLLKYARLAAGKAQASPTEHAMTGPGLRGTRPGLGPSDRREKKCLNGGCGVPDEEEAGEKDEADSGRFSEGETEEESVIDCGLKLRKVSFIEKVDRRPACSGPPMDNSFLEEGSPTMVEKGMDPASVFEMCDDDDDNGIHDVKESGGGGTGVAEGSSSAAGAAAAAASAASLPSGSESNMSLRHRRRGRSVERPEPKTKKESWMDPPEERDSNTLTQAEMESCMQTYSDTFQDYQEMFVQFGYVVLFSSAFPLAAMCALINNIIEIRSDAFKLCTGLQRPFGIRVESIGQWQTAMEAMGLIAIIVNCYLIGQCGQLQRLFPWLSPEMAIISIVILEHFAILLKYVIHVAIPDIPTWVREEMAKLDYQRREAFKKHERQAQQHYQQLQRRKREEEERQRQAEHMARRERERDDSKGDSSGDHHHDKSHSGKSRPGGGGGGGSGSDKPKRPSSLLANNNVMKLKQIIPLQSKFSSGGARSPQSPTGSEPKLPGFLSFKFLKSPENKKEGAAASAAATTATNVTAAASSSSSSGSSSQERSQSPSKAFNPGKLFNFGKSEGGTCVNGAAVPRSAEGSSSQSERQASRSDLNGVPDEIPSPGGEGSENGHSTDLDPAGSKV; from the exons atgtttgaaaatgttcttcAGAGGGGAAGAGCGGTGTGGAACCAGATCAAGTTGTCGGAACCTCTTT atAAGTTGTTTGGAAAGCGGCTGCTGCAGGCTGGGAGACACATCATGTCTCATAAGTCTTGGATGAAAACGGTGCCCACAGAGAACTGTGATGTCCTCATGACATTTGCAG ACACTACAGATGACCACACGTTGCTATGGCTACTGAACCACATCCGGCTGGGAATCCCAGAGCTCATCATCCAAATCCGACATCATAAGCACACACGAGTGTACGCATTCTTCGTCACCGCTACATATGAAAA TTTGTTGCGAGGTGCTGAGGAGATGGGACTGAGGAAAGCTGTGAAGCCCGAGTTTGGCGGAGGAACACGAAGCTTCTCCTGCGAGGAGGACTACATCTACGAGAACATCGAGAGTGAGCTGTGCTTCTTTACTTCACAG GAGAGGCAGAGCATCATTAAATACTGGATGGACAATCTACGTGCCAAACATGGGGAGGTGCTTCATAATATCAACTTCCTGGAGGGCCAGCCAATCA TCCCGGAGCTGAGTGCGCGAGGTGTGATCCAGCAGGTTTTTCCTCTCCATGAGCAGAGGATCCTCAGTCAGCTGATGAAGTCATGGGTCCAGGCTGTGTGCGAGAAACAGCCCTTAG ATGACATCTGTGACTACTTTGGGGTGAAGATTGCCATGTATTTTGCATGGCTGGGATTTTACACCACGTCGATGTTGTAtcctgctgtgattggcttTGTGCTGTGGATGCTCACTGAGTCAGATCAG ACGAGCCGTGACATCTGCTGCGTGGTGTTTGCACTGTTCAACGTGGTGTGGGCCACTCTGTTTCTGGAGCggtggaagaggaggggggctgAGCTGGCGTACAAGTGGGGAACACTGGACACGCCTGCTGAATCCCTGGAGGAACCACGGCCTCAGTTCCGG GGAGTCAAGCGCTGCAGTCCCATAACAGGATGTGAGGAGTTCTACTATCCTCCGTGGCGGAGACGTGTATTCAGGTGGTTGGTCAGCCTGCCCATCTGtatcctctgtctctgctttgtctTCCTGGTCATGCTCATCTGCTTTGAGCTGCAG gagtTTGTGATGGGGATCAAGGAAATGCCTCGGCTAGCTCGCTTCATCCCCAAAATCATGCTAGCTATCACTGTGACTGCATGTGACGAGGTGTACAGGAAAATTGCCTGCTGGCTCAATGACATGG aaaacTATAGACTCCAGAGTGCCTATGAGAAAAATCTCATCATCAAAATGGTTCTT TTTCAGTTTGTAAATTCTTATCTCAGCCTTTTTTACATTGGATTCTACCTCAAAGACATGGAGCGGCTGAAAGAG ATGCTGGCCACTCTGCTCATCATACGCCAGTTCCTTCAAAATGTGAAGGAGGTGCTGCAGCCTTACCTGTATGAACGCCACAAGCTGGGTGAGCTCACAGTGCGAGCTGTGTGGgacctgctgctctcagtgctgctgaaatATGCTCGGCTGGCAGCTGGAAAAGCCCAGGCCTCTCCCACTGAGCATGCCATGACAGGACCTGGACTGAGGGGCACCAGGCCAGGGTTGGGGCCGTCAGACAGAAG GGAAAAGAAGTGTTTGAACGGAGGATGCGGGGTGCCTGACGAGGAAGAGGCAGGTGAGAAGGACGAGGCTGACAGCGGGAGGTTCAGTGaaggagagacggaggaggagagtgtgATCGACTGCGGTTTGAAGCTGAGGAAAGTCAGCTTCATAGAGAAG GTGGACAGAAGGCCAGCCTGCAGTGGACCCCCCATGGACAACAGTTTCCTGGAGGAGGGGAGCCCCACTATGGTGGAGAAGGGAATGGACCCTGCCTCTGTATTTGAAATGtgtgatgacgatgacgataaTGGCATCCATGATGTGAAGGAGTCAGGTGGGGGAGGGACTGGTGTGGCTGAGGGAAGTAgttctgctgctggtgctgctgcagctgctgccagcGCTGCCTCGCTGCCCTCTGGGTCCGAGAGCAACATGTCGCTGCGGCACAGAAGAAGGGGCAGGAGCGTAGAGAGACCCGAGCCCAAGACGAAAAAGGAATCCTGGATGGACCCCCCcgaagagagagacagcaacaCGCTCACTCAGGCTGAGATGGAGAGCTGCATGCAGACTTATTCT GACACCTTCCAGGATTACCAAGAGATGTTTGTCCAGTTTGGCTACGTGGTGCTCTTCTCCTCAGCCTTTCCTCTGGCTGCAATGTGCGCTCTCATCAACAACATCATTGAGATCCGCAGTGATGCCTTTAAGCTCTGCACCGGTCTGCAGAGGCCCTTTGGAATCAGAGTGGAGAGCATCGGCCAGTGGCAG ACTGCGATGGAGGCCATGGGCCTGATTGCCATCATAGTGAATTGTTACCTGATTGGTCAGTGCGGTCAGCTGCAGCGTCTCTTCccgtggctcagccctgagaTGGCCATCATCTCCATCGTCATCCTCGAG cactTTGCCATCCTCCTGAAGTACGTCATCCACGTGGCCATCCCTGACATTCCTACGTGGGTCCGAGAGGAGATGGCTAAACTGGATTATCAGCGCAGGGAGGCCTTTAAG AAGCATGAGCGGCAGGCACAGCAGCAttaccagcagctgcagaggaggaagagggaggaggaggagcgacaGAGGCAGGCGGAGCATATGGCCCGCAGGGAGAGGGAGCGGGACGACAGCAAGGGCGACTCCTCCGGGGATCACCATCACGACAAAAGTCACAGCGGCAAATCGCGCCCCGGGGGTGGAGGCGGAGGGGGCAGCGGGTCGGACAAGCCCAAGAGGCCCAGCTCTCTGTTGGCCAACAATAACGTGATGAAGCTGAAACAGATCATCCCGCTGCAGAGCAAGTTCTCTTCGGGTGGTGCCCGCTCCCCTCAATCACCCACTGGAAGTGAGCCAAAGCTGCCCGGGTTCCTGAGCTTCAAATTCCTCAAGTCACCTGAGAACAAGAAGGAAGGTGCTGCGGCTTCTGCAGCTGCCACCACGGCCACAAATGTCACAGCGgcagcatcatcatcttcatcatcaggtAGCAGCTCTCAGGAGCGTTCTCAGTCACCCAGCAAAGCCTTCAACCCTGGGAAACTGTTTAACTTTGGGAAATCCGAGGGGGGGACGTGTGTGAACGGGGCCGCGGTGCCCAGATCCGCGGAAGGGTCATCATCGCAGTCAGAAAGACAAGCGTCCAGGTCTGACTTGAATGGCGTTCCAGACGAGATCCCCTCGCCTGGAGGGGAAGGGTCAGAGAACGGACATTCAACGGACTTGGACCCGGCTGGCTCTAAAGTCTAG
- the ano8b gene encoding anoctamin-8 isoform X1 translates to MPDTGTGAAVAAAASGATTAGDGTESSRHRHRAQQGDAERPEPTAAPPQASSGVLDKLFGKRLLQAGRHIMSHKSWMKTVPTENCDVLMTFADTTDDHTLLWLLNHIRLGIPELIIQIRHHKHTRVYAFFVTATYENLLRGAEEMGLRKAVKPEFGGGTRSFSCEEDYIYENIESELCFFTSQERQSIIKYWMDNLRAKHGEVLHNINFLEGQPIIPELSARGVIQQVFPLHEQRILSQLMKSWVQAVCEKQPLDDICDYFGVKIAMYFAWLGFYTTSMLYPAVIGFVLWMLTESDQTSRDICCVVFALFNVVWATLFLERWKRRGAELAYKWGTLDTPAESLEEPRPQFRGVKRCSPITGCEEFYYPPWRRRVFRWLVSLPICILCLCFVFLVMLICFELQEFVMGIKEMPRLARFIPKIMLAITVTACDEVYRKIACWLNDMENYRLQSAYEKNLIIKMVLFQFVNSYLSLFYIGFYLKDMERLKEMLATLLIIRQFLQNVKEVLQPYLYERHKLGELTVRAVWDLLLSVLLKYARLAAGKAQASPTEHAMTGPGLRGTRPGLGPSDRREKKCLNGGCGVPDEEEAGEKDEADSGRFSEGETEEESVIDCGLKLRKVSFIEKVDRRPACSGPPMDNSFLEEGSPTMVEKGMDPASVFEMCDDDDDNGIHDVKESGGGGTGVAEGSSSAAGAAAAAASAASLPSGSESNMSLRHRRRGRSVERPEPKTKKESWMDPPEERDSNTLTQAEMESCMQTYSDTFQDYQEMFVQFGYVVLFSSAFPLAAMCALINNIIEIRSDAFKLCTGLQRPFGIRVESIGQWQTAMEAMGLIAIIVNCYLIGQCGQLQRLFPWLSPEMAIISIVILEHFAILLKYVIHVAIPDIPTWVREEMAKLDYQRREAFKKHERQAQQHYQQLQRRKREEEERQRQAEHMARRERERDDSKGDSSGDHHHDKSHSGKSRPGGGGGGGSGSDKPKRPSSLLANNNVMKLKQIIPLQSKFSSGGARSPQSPTGSEPKLPGFLSFKFLKSPENKKEGAAASAAATTATNVTAAASSSSSSGSSSQERSQSPSKAFNPGKLFNFGKSEGGTCVNGAAVPRSAEGSSSQSERQASRSDLNGVPDEIPSPGGEGSENGHSTDLDPAGSKV, encoded by the exons atAAGTTGTTTGGAAAGCGGCTGCTGCAGGCTGGGAGACACATCATGTCTCATAAGTCTTGGATGAAAACGGTGCCCACAGAGAACTGTGATGTCCTCATGACATTTGCAG ACACTACAGATGACCACACGTTGCTATGGCTACTGAACCACATCCGGCTGGGAATCCCAGAGCTCATCATCCAAATCCGACATCATAAGCACACACGAGTGTACGCATTCTTCGTCACCGCTACATATGAAAA TTTGTTGCGAGGTGCTGAGGAGATGGGACTGAGGAAAGCTGTGAAGCCCGAGTTTGGCGGAGGAACACGAAGCTTCTCCTGCGAGGAGGACTACATCTACGAGAACATCGAGAGTGAGCTGTGCTTCTTTACTTCACAG GAGAGGCAGAGCATCATTAAATACTGGATGGACAATCTACGTGCCAAACATGGGGAGGTGCTTCATAATATCAACTTCCTGGAGGGCCAGCCAATCA TCCCGGAGCTGAGTGCGCGAGGTGTGATCCAGCAGGTTTTTCCTCTCCATGAGCAGAGGATCCTCAGTCAGCTGATGAAGTCATGGGTCCAGGCTGTGTGCGAGAAACAGCCCTTAG ATGACATCTGTGACTACTTTGGGGTGAAGATTGCCATGTATTTTGCATGGCTGGGATTTTACACCACGTCGATGTTGTAtcctgctgtgattggcttTGTGCTGTGGATGCTCACTGAGTCAGATCAG ACGAGCCGTGACATCTGCTGCGTGGTGTTTGCACTGTTCAACGTGGTGTGGGCCACTCTGTTTCTGGAGCggtggaagaggaggggggctgAGCTGGCGTACAAGTGGGGAACACTGGACACGCCTGCTGAATCCCTGGAGGAACCACGGCCTCAGTTCCGG GGAGTCAAGCGCTGCAGTCCCATAACAGGATGTGAGGAGTTCTACTATCCTCCGTGGCGGAGACGTGTATTCAGGTGGTTGGTCAGCCTGCCCATCTGtatcctctgtctctgctttgtctTCCTGGTCATGCTCATCTGCTTTGAGCTGCAG gagtTTGTGATGGGGATCAAGGAAATGCCTCGGCTAGCTCGCTTCATCCCCAAAATCATGCTAGCTATCACTGTGACTGCATGTGACGAGGTGTACAGGAAAATTGCCTGCTGGCTCAATGACATGG aaaacTATAGACTCCAGAGTGCCTATGAGAAAAATCTCATCATCAAAATGGTTCTT TTTCAGTTTGTAAATTCTTATCTCAGCCTTTTTTACATTGGATTCTACCTCAAAGACATGGAGCGGCTGAAAGAG ATGCTGGCCACTCTGCTCATCATACGCCAGTTCCTTCAAAATGTGAAGGAGGTGCTGCAGCCTTACCTGTATGAACGCCACAAGCTGGGTGAGCTCACAGTGCGAGCTGTGTGGgacctgctgctctcagtgctgctgaaatATGCTCGGCTGGCAGCTGGAAAAGCCCAGGCCTCTCCCACTGAGCATGCCATGACAGGACCTGGACTGAGGGGCACCAGGCCAGGGTTGGGGCCGTCAGACAGAAG GGAAAAGAAGTGTTTGAACGGAGGATGCGGGGTGCCTGACGAGGAAGAGGCAGGTGAGAAGGACGAGGCTGACAGCGGGAGGTTCAGTGaaggagagacggaggaggagagtgtgATCGACTGCGGTTTGAAGCTGAGGAAAGTCAGCTTCATAGAGAAG GTGGACAGAAGGCCAGCCTGCAGTGGACCCCCCATGGACAACAGTTTCCTGGAGGAGGGGAGCCCCACTATGGTGGAGAAGGGAATGGACCCTGCCTCTGTATTTGAAATGtgtgatgacgatgacgataaTGGCATCCATGATGTGAAGGAGTCAGGTGGGGGAGGGACTGGTGTGGCTGAGGGAAGTAgttctgctgctggtgctgctgcagctgctgccagcGCTGCCTCGCTGCCCTCTGGGTCCGAGAGCAACATGTCGCTGCGGCACAGAAGAAGGGGCAGGAGCGTAGAGAGACCCGAGCCCAAGACGAAAAAGGAATCCTGGATGGACCCCCCcgaagagagagacagcaacaCGCTCACTCAGGCTGAGATGGAGAGCTGCATGCAGACTTATTCT GACACCTTCCAGGATTACCAAGAGATGTTTGTCCAGTTTGGCTACGTGGTGCTCTTCTCCTCAGCCTTTCCTCTGGCTGCAATGTGCGCTCTCATCAACAACATCATTGAGATCCGCAGTGATGCCTTTAAGCTCTGCACCGGTCTGCAGAGGCCCTTTGGAATCAGAGTGGAGAGCATCGGCCAGTGGCAG ACTGCGATGGAGGCCATGGGCCTGATTGCCATCATAGTGAATTGTTACCTGATTGGTCAGTGCGGTCAGCTGCAGCGTCTCTTCccgtggctcagccctgagaTGGCCATCATCTCCATCGTCATCCTCGAG cactTTGCCATCCTCCTGAAGTACGTCATCCACGTGGCCATCCCTGACATTCCTACGTGGGTCCGAGAGGAGATGGCTAAACTGGATTATCAGCGCAGGGAGGCCTTTAAG AAGCATGAGCGGCAGGCACAGCAGCAttaccagcagctgcagaggaggaagagggaggaggaggagcgacaGAGGCAGGCGGAGCATATGGCCCGCAGGGAGAGGGAGCGGGACGACAGCAAGGGCGACTCCTCCGGGGATCACCATCACGACAAAAGTCACAGCGGCAAATCGCGCCCCGGGGGTGGAGGCGGAGGGGGCAGCGGGTCGGACAAGCCCAAGAGGCCCAGCTCTCTGTTGGCCAACAATAACGTGATGAAGCTGAAACAGATCATCCCGCTGCAGAGCAAGTTCTCTTCGGGTGGTGCCCGCTCCCCTCAATCACCCACTGGAAGTGAGCCAAAGCTGCCCGGGTTCCTGAGCTTCAAATTCCTCAAGTCACCTGAGAACAAGAAGGAAGGTGCTGCGGCTTCTGCAGCTGCCACCACGGCCACAAATGTCACAGCGgcagcatcatcatcttcatcatcaggtAGCAGCTCTCAGGAGCGTTCTCAGTCACCCAGCAAAGCCTTCAACCCTGGGAAACTGTTTAACTTTGGGAAATCCGAGGGGGGGACGTGTGTGAACGGGGCCGCGGTGCCCAGATCCGCGGAAGGGTCATCATCGCAGTCAGAAAGACAAGCGTCCAGGTCTGACTTGAATGGCGTTCCAGACGAGATCCCCTCGCCTGGAGGGGAAGGGTCAGAGAACGGACATTCAACGGACTTGGACCCGGCTGGCTCTAAAGTCTAG